One part of the Paracoccus sp. MBLB3053 genome encodes these proteins:
- a CDS encoding DUF4167 domain-containing protein, giving the protein MRSSKSRSRNKSNRQRSLGNVVNRVFDSSGPEGKVRGTPQQIIEKYLTLARDAQLSNDRVAEQSFLQHAEHYTRMLGEAQREQAERQQHQNGASRDEDREDAGQGDSGQPQNGNGHHNGQSHRADRNDDRGDNRRDDYRRDNRRDDRRDDRRDDRRDDRQPAAQRSEAEEKGLPPAISSEELAGPVDTPETSPAPEPVKAPVQEQDEAPVKAKPSKQKAVEQPTAESAAEATAETPEAETPATAEEAPAAAPRRRTRSTSGTSTRSRRKPSADAEAAPATEKASGE; this is encoded by the coding sequence ATGAGATCATCCAAATCCCGTTCGCGTAACAAGTCGAACCGCCAGCGCTCGCTGGGGAATGTCGTGAACCGCGTCTTCGATTCCTCGGGTCCCGAGGGCAAGGTACGCGGTACGCCGCAGCAGATCATCGAAAAATATCTGACGCTTGCGCGCGACGCTCAACTTTCCAACGATCGCGTTGCCGAGCAGAGCTTCCTGCAGCACGCCGAGCATTACACTCGGATGCTGGGCGAAGCGCAGCGCGAGCAGGCCGAACGCCAGCAGCACCAGAACGGCGCTTCGCGCGATGAAGATCGCGAAGATGCCGGGCAGGGCGACAGCGGGCAGCCTCAGAACGGCAACGGCCATCACAATGGCCAAAGCCACCGCGCCGACCGCAATGACGATCGCGGCGACAACCGGCGGGATGACTACCGTCGCGACAATCGCCGGGATGATCGCCGCGACGACCGTCGTGATGATCGTCGTGACGATCGCCAGCCTGCCGCTCAGCGCAGCGAAGCCGAGGAAAAGGGATTGCCTCCTGCGATTTCGTCCGAAGAACTCGCAGGGCCTGTCGACACCCCCGAGACCTCGCCTGCCCCGGAACCCGTGAAAGCGCCGGTTCAGGAGCAGGATGAAGCCCCGGTCAAGGCAAAGCCGAGCAAGCAGAAGGCCGTCGAACAACCGACCGCCGAATCTGCAGCCGAGGCGACAGCCGAGACGCCTGAGGCCGAGACGCCCGCTACTGCAGAAGAAGCGCCGGCCGCCGCGCCGCGTCGTCGCACTCGCAGCACCTCGGGCACCAGCACGCGGTCGCGCCGCAAGCCGTCGGCCGATGCAGAAGCTGCTCCTGCTACCGAAAAGGCCTCGGGCGAATAA
- the prmC gene encoding peptide chain release factor N(5)-glutamine methyltransferase, with protein MSVTGRQLCAEAEERLRAAGIDAPAGDAQVLFLHALSQSLDRPVPRHALREHLAAAVPTGLEAIYEPMIAARAARQPVSQITGRRAFWKHDFRVTPDTLDPRPETELLVELALTEHFDSVLDLGLGTGAILISLLAERPQARGMGVDLSAAALDVARGNAQIIGVKAEFAVSDWFSSVSRKFDLIVSNPPYIALNEMPKLAPEVRDWEPRMALTDDGDGLTAYRALCAGAPAHLTPSGRLMVEIGPSQGEAVAELMRAAGLVEVTVRQDLDGRDRVVWGRKPASRSA; from the coding sequence ATGAGCGTGACCGGGCGGCAGCTTTGTGCCGAAGCCGAGGAACGTTTGCGCGCGGCCGGAATCGACGCCCCAGCAGGCGATGCACAGGTCCTGTTCCTGCACGCGCTAAGCCAAAGCCTGGATCGCCCCGTTCCACGCCATGCCCTGCGCGAGCATCTTGCCGCGGCTGTTCCGACAGGTCTGGAAGCGATCTACGAGCCCATGATCGCGGCACGCGCGGCGCGCCAGCCGGTCAGCCAGATCACCGGAAGACGGGCATTCTGGAAGCATGATTTCCGCGTGACGCCCGACACGCTTGATCCGCGTCCCGAAACCGAGCTGCTGGTCGAACTGGCCCTGACCGAGCACTTTGATTCCGTGCTCGATCTGGGACTCGGCACCGGCGCGATCCTGATATCGCTGCTGGCCGAGCGTCCACAGGCCCGCGGCATGGGGGTCGATCTGTCCGCAGCAGCCCTTGATGTTGCAAGGGGCAATGCCCAGATCATCGGGGTGAAGGCTGAGTTCGCGGTTTCAGACTGGTTCTCGTCGGTTTCACGGAAATTCGACCTGATCGTCTCGAACCCGCCCTATATCGCTTTGAACGAAATGCCCAAACTTGCGCCCGAAGTGCGCGATTGGGAGCCGCGCATGGCGCTGACCGATGACGGCGATGGGCTGACAGCCTACCGGGCACTCTGCGCCGGGGCGCCGGCTCATCTTACCCCCTCTGGCAGGCTGATGGTCGAAATCGGACCAAGCCAAGGCGAAGCGGTTGCAGAACTGATGCGTGCGGCAGGACTTGTCGAGGTGACTGTTCGTCAGGATCTTGACGGACGCGACCGGGTCGTCTGGGGGCGCAAACCTGCATCTCGGAGCGCCTAA
- a CDS encoding YceI family protein — translation MKSFVSPVIAFSLLSAGAALAEPVVYDFDPSHSQVVFEYSHMGFSTSTGIINGVTGTLQLDAENPENSTVEATIPLSGLHTVSPDLDQHIFGADFFNADRGEAVATFKSTKVEPNGDKEAKVTGDFTVNGVTKPVVLDVDLNQIAAHPMTGKEAAGFDAETVLKRSDFNMGKFAPAVSDDVAIAITVEAIKAE, via the coding sequence ATGAAATCCTTCGTCTCCCCGGTCATCGCTTTTTCGCTGCTTTCCGCTGGTGCCGCTCTGGCCGAGCCGGTCGTCTATGACTTCGACCCATCGCACAGCCAGGTCGTCTTTGAGTACAGCCATATGGGCTTTTCGACCAGCACCGGCATCATCAATGGCGTGACCGGCACGCTGCAGCTTGACGCCGAGAACCCCGAGAACTCGACCGTCGAGGCGACGATTCCGCTTTCGGGTCTGCATACCGTCTCGCCCGACCTTGACCAGCACATCTTCGGTGCAGATTTCTTCAACGCCGATCGGGGCGAAGCTGTCGCCACCTTCAAATCGACGAAGGTCGAGCCGAATGGCGACAAGGAAGCCAAGGTGACCGGCGATTTCACCGTGAACGGGGTAACCAAGCCGGTGGTGCTTGATGTCGACCTGAACCAGATTGCGGCGCACCCGATGACCGGCAAGGAAGCTGCCGGGTTTGACGCCGAAACCGTGCTGAAACGTTCGGATTTCAATATGGGCAAGTTCGCCCCTGCAGTTTCGGACGATGTTGCGATCGCCATCACTGTCGAAGCGATCAAGGCCGAGTAA
- the rpsF gene encoding 30S ribosomal protein S6, which produces MPLYEHVLIARQDLSNTQAEGLIEHFSTVLADNGGKVVENEYWGVRTLAYKINKNRKGHYAFLRSDAPSAAVQEMERLARLHDDVMRVLTVRVDEHKEGPSVQMQKREERGERGDRGDRGERRERRDRDDRN; this is translated from the coding sequence ATGCCGCTTTACGAGCATGTGCTGATCGCCCGCCAAGACCTGTCGAACACGCAGGCCGAAGGGCTGATCGAACATTTCTCGACCGTTCTTGCCGATAACGGTGGCAAGGTCGTCGAAAACGAATACTGGGGTGTCCGCACCCTCGCCTACAAGATCAACAAGAACCGCAAGGGCCACTATGCCTTCCTGCGTTCGGACGCCCCTTCGGCGGCCGTTCAGGAAATGGAACGCCTTGCCCGCCTGCATGACGATGTCATGCGCGTGCTGACCGTCCGCGTCGACGAGCACAAGGAAGGCCCGTCGGTCCAGATGCAGAAGCGCGAAGAGCGCGGCGAGCGTGGTGATCGTGGCGACCGTGGCGAACGCCGCGAGCGTCGTGACCGCGACGACCGGAACTAA
- the rpsR gene encoding 30S ribosomal protein S18, whose translation MANKPFFRRRKVCPFSGDNAPAIDYKDTRLLQRYISERGKIVPSRITAVSAKKQRELARAIKRARFLALLPYAVK comes from the coding sequence ATGGCAAACAAACCCTTCTTCCGCCGCCGGAAAGTCTGCCCTTTCTCGGGCGACAACGCTCCTGCGATCGACTACAAGGACACGCGTCTTCTGCAGCGTTACATCTCGGAACGCGGCAAGATCGTGCCCTCGCGCATCACCGCCGTCTCGGCGAAGAAGCAGCGTGAACTGGCCCGCGCCATCAAGCGCGCCCGCTTCCTCGCCCTGCTGCCCTACGCCGTGAAGTAA
- the prfA gene encoding peptide chain release factor 1 produces the protein MLPQDRLSQIVQRFEFLEAKLNAGPSADEIARISREYADLKPVVAQIAEWRAADDGIREAQAMLADPEMRELAEDELARLRGELPALEHQLRIALLPKDAADARPAILEIRPGTGGDEAALFAGDLLNMYRRFAESRGWNFQLLELSESELGGVREAVARIEGEGVFARLKYESGVHRVQRVPETESGGRIHTSAATVAVLPEAEDVDIDIPANDIRIDTMRASGAGGQHVNTTDSAVRITHLPTGIVVTSSEKSQHQNRANAMAVLRARLYDMERMRADAERAADRRSQVGSGDRSERIRTYNFPQGRMTDHRIGLTLYALDRIIGGDLAEITDALIAHDQAARLAAELG, from the coding sequence ATGCTGCCCCAGGACAGACTTTCCCAGATTGTTCAGCGCTTCGAGTTTCTCGAGGCAAAGCTCAATGCCGGCCCATCCGCCGACGAGATCGCGCGGATCAGCCGTGAATACGCCGACCTGAAGCCGGTCGTCGCCCAGATCGCCGAGTGGCGCGCCGCCGACGATGGCATTCGCGAAGCGCAGGCAATGCTGGCCGATCCCGAGATGCGCGAGCTGGCCGAGGACGAACTGGCGCGCCTTCGCGGTGAATTGCCCGCGCTTGAGCATCAACTGCGCATTGCGCTTTTGCCCAAGGATGCCGCCGATGCGAGGCCAGCGATTCTCGAGATCCGGCCCGGAACCGGGGGTGATGAGGCCGCCTTGTTCGCAGGTGATCTCCTGAACATGTATCGACGCTTTGCCGAATCGCGTGGCTGGAATTTCCAACTGCTCGAGCTGTCCGAATCCGAGCTTGGTGGCGTACGCGAGGCCGTCGCCCGGATCGAGGGCGAGGGGGTCTTTGCCCGGCTGAAATACGAATCCGGCGTGCACCGCGTTCAGCGCGTCCCCGAGACGGAATCCGGAGGGCGCATCCATACCAGCGCCGCGACCGTGGCCGTGCTGCCCGAGGCCGAGGATGTCGATATCGACATTCCTGCCAACGACATCCGCATCGACACCATGCGGGCAAGCGGGGCGGGCGGACAGCACGTCAACACGACAGACTCGGCGGTGCGCATCACGCACCTGCCGACCGGTATCGTCGTGACCAGCAGCGAAAAATCTCAGCACCAGAACCGCGCCAATGCCATGGCCGTTCTGCGCGCGCGGCTTTATGATATGGAACGCATGCGCGCTGATGCCGAACGTGCCGCCGACCGCCGCAGCCAGGTCGGTTCGGGAGATCGTTCGGAACGCATCCGCACCTATAATTTCCCGCAAGGCCGCATGACCGATCATCGCATCGGGCTGACGCTTTACGCGCTCGACCGCATCATCGGCGGGGATCTGGCGGAAATCACCGATGCCTTGATCGCGCATGATCAGGCGGCGCGTCTGGCTGCCGAACTGGGATGA